In Streptomyces sp. NBC_00414, a single window of DNA contains:
- a CDS encoding CGNR zinc finger domain-containing protein, with protein MELAYYSDYAVRLVNSEEPARGKDALTSVEAIRDLFGGNASAARRATDSDVTRFRGVRARLRAVFEAADGDDETLAVDLLNSLLLEFPVSPQISGHDFRDDNGRPLWHMHLADHPSNATAGYAAIAAMGLAFHLTEYGVDRLGLCEAAPCRNAYLDTSTNRSRRYCSDRCATRANVAAYRARKRLEADRPESTGRAADHNQRATANGER; from the coding sequence GTGGAACTGGCCTATTACTCGGATTACGCCGTCCGTCTCGTCAACAGCGAGGAGCCGGCCCGGGGCAAGGACGCGCTCACCTCGGTCGAGGCCATCCGTGACCTCTTCGGGGGCAACGCGTCGGCGGCCCGCCGCGCCACGGACTCGGACGTGACCCGCTTCCGTGGCGTACGGGCCCGGCTGCGCGCGGTCTTCGAGGCGGCGGACGGCGACGACGAGACGCTCGCCGTGGACCTGCTGAACTCACTGCTGCTGGAGTTCCCGGTCAGCCCGCAGATCTCGGGCCACGACTTCCGGGACGACAACGGCCGCCCGCTGTGGCACATGCACCTGGCGGACCACCCCTCGAACGCGACCGCGGGGTACGCGGCGATCGCCGCGATGGGTCTGGCCTTCCACCTCACCGAGTACGGCGTGGACCGTCTGGGCCTGTGCGAGGCCGCGCCGTGCCGCAACGCCTATCTCGACACCTCGACGAACCGCTCCCGCCGCTACTGCTCGGACCGCTGCGCGACCCGGGCGAACGTCGCCGCCTACCGCGCCCGCAAGCGCCTGGAGGCGGACCGGCCGGAGAGCACCGGCCGGGCGGCCGACCACAACCAGCGCGCGACCGCGAACGGCGAGCGCTGA
- the sodX gene encoding nickel-type superoxide dismutase maturation protease, whose translation MPELSQETERGRAVLPFGTAEVTGPSMTPTLLHGDHLVVQYGARVRPGDVVVLRHPFQQDLLVVKRAAERREGGWWVLGDNSFAGGDSRDYGTVPEELVLGKVWFRYRPPEKGQRSPFAVARWLWSAARPVLSGRSASRRLRAR comes from the coding sequence ATGCCGGAGCTGTCACAGGAGACCGAGCGCGGGAGGGCCGTCCTGCCCTTCGGGACCGCCGAGGTGACGGGGCCGTCGATGACGCCCACGCTGCTTCACGGGGATCATCTGGTCGTGCAGTACGGGGCCAGGGTCAGGCCCGGCGACGTCGTCGTCCTGCGCCATCCGTTCCAGCAGGACCTGCTGGTCGTCAAGCGGGCGGCCGAGCGGCGCGAGGGAGGCTGGTGGGTGCTCGGCGACAACTCGTTCGCCGGCGGTGACAGCAGGGACTACGGCACCGTGCCCGAGGAGCTGGTCCTCGGGAAGGTGTGGTTCCGCTACCGGCCGCCGGAGAAGGGTCAGCGCTCGCCGTTCGCGGTCGCGCGCTGGTTGTGGTCGGCCGCCCGGCCGGTGCTCTCCGGCCGGTCCGCCTCCAGGCGCTTGCGGGCGCGGTAG